One part of the Streptomyces sp. AM 2-1-1 genome encodes these proteins:
- a CDS encoding ATP-binding protein has protein sequence MFFLRRRDSVASVREFVRRAAEEWGPGGRVDDVVLCASELAANAVVHGVPAGRGYLVRVERAGGARAAAGLRIEVHDSGDGRHGVRLSGAAGAAGAVGDEVSEESGRGLIIVNALADRWGVSVRQPGKIVWCEFAAGGDLGSP, from the coding sequence CTGTTTTTCTTGCGGCGGCGGGACTCGGTCGCCTCCGTGCGGGAGTTCGTGCGGAGGGCCGCGGAGGAGTGGGGGCCCGGTGGCCGGGTGGACGATGTGGTGCTGTGCGCGAGTGAGTTGGCGGCCAACGCGGTGGTGCACGGGGTGCCGGCCGGACGCGGGTATCTCGTCCGGGTGGAGAGGGCGGGCGGGGCGCGGGCGGCGGCCGGCCTGCGGATCGAGGTCCACGACAGCGGTGACGGCCGGCACGGGGTCCGGCTCTCGGGGGCGGCGGGGGCCGCGGGGGCCGTCGGGGACGAGGTGAGCGAGGAGTCCGGGCGCGGACTGATCATCGTGAACGCGCTCGCCGACCGGTGGGGCGTCTCGGTGCGGCAGCCCGGGAAGATCGTGTGGTGCGAGTTCGCGGCGGGCGGGGACCTCGGCAGCCCGTGA
- the argS gene encoding arginine--tRNA ligase — translation MASVPSLASTLQQQLADALTAALPDAGAADPLLRRSDRADFQANGILALAKKLKGNPRELASQVTAAIPVGGLIEEIEVSGPGFLNVTLTDRAIVETLAARAADEEGRLGVPTAPDAGTTVVDYAQPNVAKEMHVGHLRSAVIGDAMVRILEFTGESVVRRHHIGDWGTQFGMLIQYLVEHPDQLGHASEGTDAASAGEAAMSSLNRLYKSSRALFDSDEEFKARARDRVVALQAGDPETLAMWQRFVDESKVYFYSVFDKLDMEISDPDIVGESGYNDMLEETCRILEETGVAVRSEGALCVFFEDVKGPDGNQVPLIVKKTNGGYGYAATDLSAIRDRVGSLKANTLLYVVDARQSLHFKMVFETARRAGWLSEDVKAHQLAFGTVLGKDGKPFKTREGVTVRLEDLLDEAVSRATAVVREKAEKVGLSEEEIVENGRYVGIGAVKYADLSTSAVRDYKFDLDQMVSLNGDTSVYLQYAYARIRSILRKAGDAKPVAHPELELAPAERALGLHLDRFGETLDEVAAGYEPHKLAAYLYQLASHLTTFYDQCQVLSDENAPEVVENRLFLVELTARTLHTGMELLGIRTPERL, via the coding sequence ATGGCCTCGGTCCCTTCCCTCGCTTCCACGCTCCAGCAGCAGCTGGCGGACGCCCTGACGGCAGCACTGCCCGACGCCGGCGCCGCCGACCCGCTGCTGCGACGAAGCGACCGGGCCGATTTCCAGGCCAACGGCATCCTGGCGCTCGCCAAGAAGCTCAAGGGCAACCCCCGCGAGCTGGCCTCCCAGGTCACGGCCGCGATCCCGGTTGGCGGGCTGATCGAGGAGATCGAGGTCTCCGGACCCGGCTTCCTCAACGTCACCCTCACCGACCGGGCGATCGTGGAGACGCTCGCCGCGCGGGCCGCCGACGAGGAGGGCCGCCTCGGCGTGCCGACCGCGCCGGACGCCGGTACGACGGTCGTCGACTACGCCCAGCCGAACGTCGCCAAGGAGATGCACGTCGGCCACCTGCGGTCGGCGGTCATCGGCGACGCGATGGTGCGGATCCTGGAGTTCACCGGCGAGTCCGTGGTCCGGCGCCACCACATCGGCGACTGGGGCACGCAGTTCGGCATGCTCATCCAGTACCTCGTCGAGCACCCGGACCAGCTGGGCCACGCGTCCGAGGGCACGGACGCCGCGTCCGCGGGCGAGGCGGCGATGTCCTCGCTGAACCGGCTCTACAAGTCCTCCCGCGCGCTCTTCGACTCCGACGAGGAGTTCAAGGCCCGCGCCCGGGACCGGGTGGTCGCGCTCCAGGCGGGCGACCCGGAGACGCTCGCCATGTGGCAGCGGTTCGTGGACGAGTCGAAGGTCTACTTCTACTCCGTCTTCGACAAGCTCGACATGGAGATCTCCGACCCCGACATCGTCGGCGAGTCGGGGTACAACGACATGCTCGAGGAGACCTGCCGCATCCTGGAGGAGACCGGCGTCGCCGTCCGCTCCGAGGGTGCGCTCTGCGTCTTCTTCGAGGACGTGAAGGGCCCGGACGGCAACCAGGTCCCCCTGATCGTCAAGAAGACCAACGGCGGCTACGGCTACGCGGCGACCGACCTCTCCGCGATCCGCGACCGGGTGGGCAGCCTCAAGGCGAACACCCTGCTCTACGTCGTGGACGCCCGGCAGTCGCTGCACTTCAAGATGGTCTTCGAGACGGCCCGGCGGGCCGGCTGGCTGAGCGAGGACGTCAAGGCGCACCAGTTGGCCTTCGGCACCGTCCTCGGCAAGGACGGCAAGCCGTTCAAGACCCGTGAGGGCGTCACCGTCCGGCTGGAGGACCTCCTCGACGAGGCGGTCTCCCGGGCGACGGCCGTGGTGCGGGAGAAGGCCGAGAAGGTGGGCCTCTCCGAGGAGGAGATCGTCGAGAACGGCCGGTACGTCGGCATCGGCGCGGTGAAGTACGCCGACCTGTCCACGTCCGCCGTGCGCGACTACAAGTTCGACCTCGACCAGATGGTCTCGCTCAACGGCGACACCTCGGTCTACCTCCAGTACGCCTACGCCCGTATCCGCTCGATCCTCCGCAAGGCCGGGGACGCGAAGCCGGTCGCCCATCCGGAGCTGGAGCTCGCCCCGGCGGAGCGCGCGCTCGGGCTGCACCTGGACCGGTTCGGCGAGACGCTGGACGAGGTCGCGGCGGGGTACGAGCCGCACAAGCTGGCCGCCTACCTCTACCAGCTGGCGTCGCACCTGACGACCTTCTACGACCAGTGCCAGGTGCTCAGCGACGAGAACGCCCCCGAGGTCGTCGAGAACCGGCTCTTCCTGGTGGAGCTGACCGCGCGCACCCTGCACACGGGCATGGAGCTGCTGGGCATCCGGACGCCCGAGCGCCTCTGA
- a CDS encoding dihydrofolate reductase family protein produces MRKIILSLSVSLDGFFEGDGHDIGWSLVDEELHQHFNDELGRMGAFIHGRVTYELMADFWPTADADPAHAGAVAEFAGIWRDMPKYVYSRTLTEAGWGSEIVREVDPGAIRALKAEPGGDLVVGGPRLADEFRRHGLIDEYRIYVHPVLVGRGTPLFRSTDTRTSLRLVETRPFGNGVVLLRYAVGGDGEDGAGRG; encoded by the coding sequence ATGCGCAAGATCATCCTTTCCCTTTCCGTCTCCCTCGACGGCTTCTTCGAGGGGGACGGCCACGACATCGGCTGGAGCCTCGTCGACGAGGAACTGCACCAGCACTTCAACGACGAGCTCGGCAGGATGGGCGCGTTCATCCACGGGCGGGTGACGTACGAGCTGATGGCCGACTTCTGGCCGACGGCGGACGCCGATCCGGCGCACGCGGGAGCGGTGGCCGAGTTCGCCGGGATCTGGCGCGACATGCCCAAGTACGTGTACTCGCGCACCCTCACCGAGGCCGGCTGGGGCTCCGAGATCGTGCGCGAGGTGGACCCCGGGGCGATCCGTGCGCTGAAGGCGGAACCGGGCGGAGACCTGGTGGTGGGCGGGCCGAGGCTGGCGGACGAGTTCCGGCGTCACGGGCTCATCGACGAGTACCGGATCTACGTGCATCCGGTACTCGTCGGACGCGGCACCCCGCTCTTCCGCTCCACGGACACCCGCACGAGCCTGCGCCTCGTGGAGACCCGGCCCTTCGGCAACGGCGTGGTGCTGTTGCGGTACGCGGTCGGGGGCGACGGGGAGGACGGCGCCGGGCGGGGGTGA
- a CDS encoding transcriptional regulator — MGTEIQDFAAALVALKERSGMSYGTLAKRLHMSTSTVHRYCNGDAVPHDYAPVERLARLCRATPDELVGLHRQWILADQAKKAGGTRKVKAATPAATVPSWARPADAEEGEGAADEGDEAADDGRTPEGVEGTPSAGDTSRRPETESGTGGETEPDRSGEGEPVPTVPTPAPAPAPAGPSAAASGVLPTGSPATRSPAPASPVPGRRGRRASGADPAERPEPAEPLVTGGEGREGGGAGRPRPRRTRVLLAAAVVVALSVPSALVARHLADGGGDGRNADATGATATTASPTPSRKPSGTPSVSASASASASTRPSPPASSTGAATPVPPAKEEAAAASDAVPLSASITSYNWDSPCGQYYLLGDDANDVPPPPPQDARSWAKALGGVDGGSQLLEVTVQGSSSQAVVVSALHVRVQSRKAPLAWNSFSMGEGCGSAIVPWSFDIDLDDSRPRTKPVAGQQGDAVVPAQDFPFRTSSTDVQVFHLDAHVEGHDVSWYLELDWTSGDRSGTLRVDDHGEPFRTSSIKARPGYVYWADRAQWMSSEYVDPALADEGE, encoded by the coding sequence GTGGGCACGGAAATCCAGGACTTCGCCGCAGCGCTGGTCGCGCTGAAGGAACGGTCCGGAATGAGTTACGGGACGCTGGCCAAGCGGCTGCACATGAGCACGTCCACGGTGCACCGGTACTGCAACGGTGACGCGGTCCCGCACGACTACGCGCCGGTCGAGCGCCTGGCGAGGCTCTGCCGCGCGACGCCGGACGAACTGGTCGGACTGCACCGGCAGTGGATCCTGGCGGACCAGGCGAAGAAGGCCGGGGGAACACGGAAGGTGAAGGCGGCGACGCCCGCGGCGACCGTTCCCTCCTGGGCCCGCCCGGCCGATGCGGAAGAGGGAGAAGGAGCCGCGGACGAGGGGGACGAAGCCGCGGACGACGGCCGGACCCCAGAGGGCGTGGAGGGCACCCCGTCGGCTGGGGACACGTCCCGCCGACCGGAAACGGAATCAGGTACGGGAGGAGAAACGGAACCGGATCGGAGCGGGGAGGGAGAGCCTGTCCCCACCGTGCCCACGCCCGCTCCCGCACCTGCGCCCGCCGGCCCGTCGGCCGCCGCGTCCGGGGTCCTCCCCACCGGAAGCCCCGCGACCCGCAGCCCCGCCCCCGCGAGCCCCGTCCCGGGGCGCCGTGGGCGCCGGGCTTCCGGTGCGGACCCCGCGGAGCGGCCGGAGCCGGCCGAACCGCTGGTGACGGGAGGGGAGGGCAGAGAGGGCGGTGGAGCCGGCCGCCCGCGTCCACGGCGCACGCGGGTGCTGCTGGCGGCCGCCGTCGTGGTGGCGCTCAGCGTGCCGTCCGCGCTCGTCGCCCGTCACCTCGCCGACGGCGGCGGCGACGGCCGGAACGCCGACGCGACCGGGGCCACCGCCACGACCGCCTCGCCGACCCCCTCCCGCAAGCCGTCCGGTACACCGTCGGTGAGCGCCTCGGCCTCCGCGTCGGCTTCGACGCGGCCCTCCCCGCCGGCCTCCTCCACCGGGGCGGCCACCCCGGTGCCCCCGGCGAAGGAGGAAGCGGCGGCGGCGTCGGACGCGGTGCCGCTGAGCGCCTCCATCACCTCGTACAACTGGGACTCGCCCTGCGGGCAGTACTACCTCCTGGGCGACGATGCGAACGACGTGCCGCCGCCCCCGCCGCAGGACGCCCGGAGCTGGGCGAAGGCGCTGGGCGGGGTGGACGGTGGTTCGCAACTGCTGGAGGTGACCGTGCAGGGCTCGTCGTCGCAGGCCGTGGTGGTCAGCGCCCTCCACGTCCGGGTCCAGTCGCGCAAGGCGCCGCTCGCGTGGAACTCGTTCTCGATGGGCGAGGGATGCGGCAGCGCGATCGTCCCGTGGAGCTTCGACATCGACCTCGACGACAGCCGGCCGCGCACGAAGCCGGTCGCCGGGCAGCAGGGCGACGCCGTCGTCCCCGCGCAGGACTTCCCGTTCCGCACCAGCTCCACCGACGTGCAGGTCTTCCACCTCGACGCCCACGTGGAAGGGCATGACGTCAGCTGGTACCTGGAGCTCGACTGGACCAGCGGCGACCGGAGCGGCACCCTGCGCGTGGACGACCACGGCGAGCCCTTCCGCACGAGCAGCATCAAGGCCCGCCCCGGGTACGTCTACTGGGCCGACCGGGCGCAGTGGATGTCCTCGGAGTACGTGGATCCGGCCCTGGCGGACGAGGGGGAGTGA
- a CDS encoding phospholipase D-like domain-containing protein produces MTSSTLTAASGSEETENARTPATTEIDPALAVERVQRLRRRLERLIGIAATEGNGLLPLRNGDEIFGAMLEAIRTAEHTVDMMTFVYWRGDIAQKFAEALSERARSGVRVRLLLDGFGSRLIEKDQLAMMSDAGVHVAWFRKPLYLSPLKQNHRCHRKVLVVDERTAFTGGVGIAEEWCGDARNEHEWRDTHVRLRGPAVDGLAAAFAQNWAECHAELFDDSDRFVSGAQEGDAIVQVVRGSASFGWQDMQTLIRVVLESAEERVRLTTAYFAPDEYFTELLCATARRGVEVEILLPGPYTDKRVCQLAGQRYYEALTACGVKIHQYQPTMMHTKTLTVDRVAALIGSTNFNRRSLDHDEEVMLAVLDPEFTAVLDGHFEEDRAASVQIDGRRWRRRSVVQRAREASVYPIRRFL; encoded by the coding sequence ATGACCAGCAGCACTCTCACCGCCGCCTCCGGCAGCGAGGAGACGGAAAACGCGCGGACCCCGGCAACGACGGAGATCGACCCGGCACTCGCGGTCGAGCGCGTCCAGCGCCTCCGACGGCGGCTGGAGCGGCTCATCGGGATCGCCGCGACCGAGGGGAACGGCCTCCTCCCGCTGCGCAACGGCGACGAGATATTCGGCGCGATGCTCGAAGCGATACGGACCGCCGAGCACACCGTGGACATGATGACCTTCGTGTACTGGCGGGGAGACATCGCCCAGAAGTTCGCGGAGGCGCTCTCCGAGCGCGCCCGGTCCGGTGTCCGGGTGCGGCTGCTCCTCGACGGGTTCGGCAGCCGGCTCATCGAGAAGGACCAGCTGGCGATGATGAGCGACGCGGGCGTGCACGTCGCCTGGTTCCGCAAGCCGCTCTACCTCTCGCCGCTCAAGCAGAACCACCGCTGCCACCGCAAGGTCCTCGTCGTCGACGAGCGCACCGCGTTCACCGGCGGGGTCGGGATAGCCGAGGAGTGGTGCGGCGACGCGCGCAACGAGCACGAGTGGCGCGACACCCACGTCCGGCTGCGCGGGCCCGCCGTCGACGGACTCGCCGCCGCGTTCGCGCAGAACTGGGCCGAGTGCCACGCGGAACTCTTCGACGACAGCGACCGCTTCGTCTCCGGTGCCCAGGAGGGCGACGCGATCGTCCAAGTGGTACGCGGCTCCGCCAGCTTCGGCTGGCAGGACATGCAGACACTGATCCGGGTCGTCCTCGAGTCCGCCGAGGAGCGCGTCCGCCTCACCACCGCGTACTTCGCGCCCGACGAGTACTTCACCGAGCTGCTCTGCGCCACCGCCCGGCGCGGCGTCGAGGTGGAGATCCTGCTGCCCGGCCCGTACACCGACAAGCGGGTCTGCCAGCTCGCGGGGCAGCGGTACTACGAGGCGCTCACCGCGTGCGGTGTGAAGATCCACCAGTACCAGCCGACGATGATGCACACCAAGACCCTCACGGTGGACCGGGTCGCCGCCCTCATCGGCTCCACCAACTTCAACCGGCGCTCGCTCGACCACGACGAGGAGGTGATGCTCGCGGTGCTGGACCCCGAGTTCACCGCCGTGCTCGACGGCCACTTCGAAGAGGACCGCGCGGCGAGCGTGCAGATCGACGGCCGCCGCTGGCGCCGCCGCTCCGTCGTGCAGCGGGCCCGCGAGGCCTCCGTGTACCCGATCCGCCGGTTCCTCTGA
- a CDS encoding HEAT repeat domain-containing protein codes for MNRTEKLITEYGTLPQESDRRREIVYELGGMLSTEPDHPGILPFLIGVVADYEALDLARVEATKALRLWPPSDPETWRLAGAVLVSAVEHPDEDLVRQYAVMALSSYADDSVVHAALAEAVLGDHDPLVRDNALAALSEAGPSEGRSEVLRRLSTDAHRGHEAARILTGWEPRPA; via the coding sequence ATGAACCGGACGGAAAAGCTGATCACGGAGTACGGGACCCTCCCCCAGGAGAGCGACCGCAGGCGGGAGATCGTCTACGAACTCGGCGGCATGCTCTCCACCGAACCGGACCACCCGGGCATCCTGCCGTTCCTCATCGGGGTCGTCGCCGACTACGAGGCGCTTGACCTCGCCCGTGTCGAGGCGACGAAGGCGCTGCGGCTCTGGCCCCCGTCGGACCCGGAGACCTGGCGCCTCGCGGGTGCCGTCCTGGTGTCGGCGGTCGAGCACCCGGACGAGGACCTGGTCCGCCAGTACGCGGTGATGGCGCTCTCCTCGTACGCCGACGACTCCGTCGTCCACGCGGCGCTGGCCGAAGCCGTGCTCGGCGACCACGACCCGCTCGTACGGGACAACGCGCTGGCGGCCCTCAGCGAGGCCGGTCCCAGCGAGGGCCGGTCCGAGGTCCTCCGTCGCCTCTCCACCGACGCCCACCGCGGTCACGAGGCCGCCCGCATCCTCACGGGCTGGGAGCCCCGGCCGGCCTGA
- a CDS encoding DUF397 domain-containing protein, with amino-acid sequence MSTVLAWFKSTHSPEQGGACVEVGYSWRKSSYSGSEGGACVEVSAHPAAIHIRDSKNPEGPIVTVDTASWSAFTAYAAA; translated from the coding sequence ATGAGCACGGTACTCGCGTGGTTCAAGTCCACCCACAGCCCTGAGCAGGGCGGCGCCTGCGTCGAAGTGGGCTACTCCTGGCGGAAGTCAAGCTACAGCGGCAGTGAAGGCGGCGCCTGCGTAGAGGTCTCCGCCCACCCCGCCGCCATCCACATCCGGGACTCCAAGAACCCCGAAGGCCCCATCGTCACGGTCGACACCGCCTCGTGGTCCGCCTTCACCGCCTACGCCGCCGCGTAG
- a CDS encoding DUF4232 domain-containing protein → MRHLRVRRSTRIPVLGVAALVGALTLTGCTDEDTAAVDQAVSSAQDAAADGAAAPATTHAPSPAPAAQGDKGSPQERSSASSGSKSGSASGSGSDSASGRSNGSADAAGSSGGTSDDSPGSDDGSDSATRTTCDGSTSKVKASILSRPVNHVLLTITNTGSTACDAYAYPGVGYDGAQAVMDHVRESVPQSVVSLEPGQSAYASVRTSSADGSGEGGADVSAFTVDFQDASGSFGNTTQTIAPLGKGVWVDSSAAVTYWLTDFDAATSY, encoded by the coding sequence ATGCGTCACCTCCGTGTCCGCCGTTCCACCCGCATCCCGGTCCTCGGCGTCGCCGCCCTGGTCGGCGCGCTCACCCTGACGGGCTGCACCGACGAGGACACCGCCGCCGTCGACCAGGCCGTCTCCTCGGCCCAGGACGCCGCCGCAGACGGCGCCGCCGCGCCGGCCACCACCCACGCCCCCTCCCCCGCCCCGGCCGCTCAGGGCGACAAGGGCTCCCCGCAGGAGCGGTCCTCCGCCTCCTCCGGCTCGAAGTCGGGTTCCGCTTCCGGATCGGGCAGCGATTCCGCTTCGGGTAGGTCGAACGGTTCGGCGGACGCGGCCGGTTCCTCCGGCGGTACCTCCGACGACTCGCCCGGCAGCGACGACGGGAGTGACTCCGCCACCCGTACGACGTGCGACGGATCCACCAGCAAGGTGAAGGCCAGCATCCTGAGCCGCCCGGTCAACCACGTCCTGCTGACGATCACCAACACCGGATCGACCGCCTGCGATGCGTATGCCTACCCGGGGGTCGGCTACGACGGCGCCCAGGCGGTCATGGACCACGTCCGGGAGAGCGTGCCCCAGTCGGTCGTCTCGCTGGAGCCCGGCCAGTCCGCCTACGCCTCCGTGCGCACGTCCTCGGCGGACGGCAGCGGCGAAGGCGGTGCCGACGTGAGCGCCTTCACCGTGGACTTCCAGGACGCCTCCGGAAGCTTCGGGAACACCACGCAGACCATCGCCCCGCTGGGCAAGGGTGTCTGGGTCGACAGCTCGGCCGCCGTCACGTACTGGCTGACCGATTTCGACGCCGCCACCTCGTACTGA
- a CDS encoding beta/gamma crystallin domain-containing protein: MAAGSIAVVLPASSASAINRVGCNESGYLTLHNSGGSLCFANAGVESVAIYGVDQIWTGNNKVTFEYVPRLGASATSETIEKWSYGKVTGEPIHKITKIRIW, encoded by the coding sequence GTGGCTGCAGGATCCATAGCCGTCGTGCTGCCGGCCTCGTCGGCGTCCGCCATCAACCGCGTCGGTTGCAATGAGTCGGGTTACCTGACGCTCCACAACTCAGGCGGCTCCCTCTGCTTCGCCAACGCCGGGGTGGAGAGCGTGGCGATCTACGGCGTGGACCAGATCTGGACCGGCAACAACAAGGTCACGTTCGAGTACGTGCCGAGGCTGGGCGCGTCGGCGACCAGCGAGACCATCGAGAAGTGGAGCTACGGGAAGGTCACCGGCGAGCCCATCCACAAGATCACGAAGATCCGGATCTGGTAG
- a CDS encoding GNAT family N-acetyltransferase, with amino-acid sequence MQVSEIGLDSPLLDVVYDELLVPNFPDHELLTPASLRAGLKAGVLWISAVVRDGRPDGIAIAEWSPRSRVLLLAYMAVRRDLRSSGIGRTLMAEIHTGWQDRVHPLLTLAEVEHPAAHTPDGEHGDQSARLRFYARHGARVLDVPYFQPSLRPGAPRVPGMVLVLLATAPELAGADVLPSAPVREYMTEYFEENEGTVPDDPATTALFAAMPPGGIPLLPIDDVAALPCTRDVTPDV; translated from the coding sequence ATGCAGGTGAGTGAGATCGGGCTGGACAGCCCGTTGCTGGACGTGGTGTACGACGAACTCCTCGTCCCCAACTTCCCGGACCACGAGCTGCTCACCCCCGCGTCGCTGCGCGCGGGACTGAAGGCGGGCGTGCTGTGGATCTCCGCCGTCGTCCGGGACGGCCGGCCCGACGGCATCGCGATCGCCGAATGGTCGCCGCGGAGCCGGGTGCTGCTGCTCGCGTACATGGCGGTCCGCCGGGACCTGCGGTCCTCCGGCATCGGCCGCACCCTCATGGCCGAGATCCACACCGGCTGGCAGGACCGCGTCCACCCGCTGCTCACCCTCGCCGAGGTCGAGCACCCGGCCGCGCACACCCCGGACGGTGAGCACGGCGACCAGAGCGCCCGCCTGCGCTTCTACGCCCGGCACGGCGCCCGGGTCCTGGACGTGCCCTACTTCCAGCCCTCGCTGCGCCCCGGCGCCCCCCGGGTGCCCGGCATGGTCCTGGTACTCCTCGCGACCGCGCCGGAACTGGCCGGCGCGGACGTGCTGCCGTCCGCGCCCGTCCGGGAGTACATGACGGAGTACTTCGAGGAGAACGAGGGCACCGTGCCCGACGACCCGGCGACCACCGCGCTGTTCGCCGCGATGCCTCCCGGCGGCATCCCGCTGCTGCCCATCGACGACGTCGCGGCGCTTCCCTGCACCCGGGACGTGACACCGGACGTGTGA